The Clostridium aceticum genomic interval AAGGAACTCATCCTGCACTTCTTCATTAAATATTCCCAGCTTTCCCCTCATTCCCGCCAACCAATTACTATGATACAAATCAGGAAAATCTGAAATCGCACCCTGAGCCAATTTGACAGCCTGATCCTGGTTAGCATCTAATAGAGGCAGTAGGGTTTCGGCAAATCGTGCGAGATTCCATGCAGCAATATTCGGTTGATTGCCATAAGCATACCGACCTTGAGCATCAATGGAACTAAATACTGTTGCTGGATCATAGGCATCCATAAAGGCACAAGGACCATAGTCAATAGTTTCTCCGCTAATAGTCATATTATCAGTATTCATGACACCATGGATGAAACCAACTAATTGCCATTTGGCAATTAAAGCAGCCTGTTTCTTGATCACTTCCTTAAGTAATGAAAGGTATGGATTGTCATTTGTTTCAACATCTGGGAAGTGACGCTTTATTGTATAATCAGCTAGAGCCTGAAGTTCCTCAACAGTACCCCATTCTGCAGCGTATTCAAAGGTGCCAATGCGTAGATGACTGGCAGCCACACGTGTGAGAATGGCACCAGGCAATTCAGTTTCTCGAAAGACTGATTCACCAGTTGCTACCACAGCTAAGCTACGGGTAGTAGCAATACCAAGGGCATACATCGCTTCACTGATAATGTATTCTCTTAGCATCGGTCCAAGTGTTGCTCGACCATCTCCCCCGCGGGAATAGGGTGTTCTGCCTGAGCCCTTGAACTGAATATCAAATCGTTCCCCCAAAGGCGTGACTTGCTCACCAATGAGTACCGCTCGACCATCCCCCAACATTGTAAAATGTCCGAATTGATGTCCTGCATAGGCTTGAGCAAGTGGCAAAGCCCCTTGAGGAATTTGGTTTCCAGCAAGTATCTCTACTTCTTCATGGGTTTGTAAGGCTGAAGCATTTAAACCAAGAGATGTTGCCAATGGAGCATTAAAAATAACTAGCTTCGGCGAGGCTACAGGAGTTGGCTTAAATTTGGAAAAGAATAATTTCGGTAAATCAGCATAGCTGTTATCTAAATTCCAACCTGTTTCTATTGGTACTCTCTTTTCTGTCATGTTATATACCTCTCTCCTTTCCTTCTGTTCTTCCTTTATCTTTCTATATTGTAAATTTTTTTACATAAAACGAAATCTTGAATACTCTGTAAAATTTTCATTTATCTATCTTACTATATCAGTACAATACAATCCTTTTTAGTGTCTACTGCTGATAACTTACTTATACCTTTTTCGTACAAAGCAGCAGGTTTATGAAAAACATCTGCTTTTCCAATTTTCTTTGCGAGGAAATAGATATTGACCGAACTAATAAAACATTTGCCAACATTATCTATACTGCCATCAAACATACGTCGAAGGAACGCTAAAGGCATAGGATATACACTTTCTGTAAGCTAAAAGCTAAGGTATGCTAAACTTATACCCTAAAGTATAGAAACTATTAATATTTTTTTCAATGCTCTTATCTATAAAAAATCTTGTTGCATAAGATTCAATTATCCCATTGTTTACTTGCTTTTTGTGTATTATAATATTGATTGACTATGAAATATGTATCATTACTTTAAGTTAAGAAGGAGAATTGCAAATATGTCTAATGTAGAAAACAAAGAACCAGATACAAAAACTACTGAAAAGAAAAAGATGAGCTTGCAAGAAGCTATGAAGCAGATGCTTGAAGCAAAAAAACAAGGGAAAGCAAATGGAACATTTCAAGGTAATTCTTTGAATACCAACACAAGTAAACAGAGTCAGCTATCAAAAAAGACAAGTAATCAGCGTAGAAAAATGGGTAGTTCCTAAATAGAATTATCCTCTCTAACCTTGAATTTTATTACTTATCTAGTAAAATTTGATAGCCTTTAAGAGTATTTTTGAGCTTTACAATAACTAAACCACCTAAAATAGGTGGTTTTTGTATTGATCTGCTATTTTACAATGTATCTGAATGTTAGTATTTTAAAGAAGAGTTCTCTATAGGTGTGTGGCTACTACTTTGTATAGTCTAATAGCTCTTCTACTGCTTTAATTCTTGCTCCAGAAGGTAGTGCTCCTGTGACTATTTTTTCCCAAGGGGCTCCTATCACAGACTCCATGATGACTATCGATCCTCGATCATCCTTTTTTCTGATCAATCTACCGCATCCTTGTTTTAGTTTCAGACCCATTTCAGGATAATCTATTTTCGTCACTGGATCTAGTCCTTCTTCCTTTGCTTCTTTACGTTGTACTTCAATTAAAGGATCTAAAGGTGGAAAAGGAAGCTGCCAAATGATAAGAAGGGATAGTGACTCACCAGGTACATCGATTCCCTCCCAAAAACTAGCACCAATCAATACAGATGATACTTCCTCTCGAAACTTTCGTACCAGATATCCTCGCTCTCCTCTATCCTCCCATAAAATCTCGAAAGGCAGCTGATGCTCATCTAGTCCTTTTCTAATTTTCTTTACTTCATCTAAGGAATTGGTAAGAACTAGGGCACGCCCTTTATTTAACTTTAATAAAGCTACTAATTCTTTAATGCTATGGGAAAACCTAGTGCCCTCATAGCCATTTAGCTGAGATTGAGGTAAATAAACAACAACTTGTTCTTCAATATCAAAGGAACTTCCAACAGTAGAACTAGATGGGTTTTGTAACCCAAGTGTTCGAGAAAAATAACTAAAATCACCTTCATTGCTTAAAGTCGCAGAGGTAAACACTACAGGTAATCCCTTGTCCAACAAATGTGTATTTAGCATCTCACTTAAATTCCTTGGAACCACCCAAAAACTGTTATCCCACCGATCTACCCAAATGATCACATCCTTACTTCTATTTTTGCAAAATCTGTTTAATGCCACCATTACCTTTTCTATTTGAACTTCAAAGGTTTGCAGCAAACTTGCAGGGAGAGATTCTATGTATAGTTCTTGTTCAATTTGTATCTCAAGAAGTAATCTGTCTAAGGCCCTATAAAAAGCAGCTGCTGCTTTAAGTAGCATACTATCTACTCGAAGTGCTAAGCGATGCGAATGTTCACCTGCCATCACACAGTGATTAAGTCTTGAAAAAAAATCAGAAGAAGCTTCTTCTAAGGCAATCACTACTGAAATTAGAGATTCCCTAGCTCCTTGGATTTGTTCTAATATGAGGATAATGTCATCTATATCCTCCTTAATAATTTGTTGTCCTGCCTGCATGGCTGCTGGAAGCATAACCTTATGCCCCTCATCAAAAATGACTGCGGAATAGCTGGGAAGAATAGGTCTTTTACCATCAGCAATCCTTTCTTCTCGTGTCCATAAATCATGAAAGAAGATTTCATGGTCAGCAATAATTAAATCCTTCGTAGGTCGATAATGCTCTCTTGCTTTAACAAGTTTGCAAAATCCACGACTAGAACACGTATCACAAGACATAGACTCATCCCAACCTATCTGCCTCCACGTACGATCTGGTATCAGTGGCATTTCTGAACGTTCGCCATGCTTGGTTTTCTCTAGCCATTGACGAATCTCATTAGACATTGTGTCTGATGTGTCAGTAAAAAAGCTTCTTGATTCATTTACCCGAACATCGCAGATATACTGCCGTGGATCCTTTGCCATCCGTGCATCTATCTCTAATCCAAGTATACGAGAAAGCGTCTGAATATCTCCTTTCGGTCCTACAAGCTGTTCTTGAAGTGCTGCCGAGGCACATGCAATCACTACAGGTTTCCCACTGAAACGAGCATAGGCGATTGCTGTAAGTAAATAGGCAAATGTCTTACCTGTACCAAGTCCCGCTTCAGCTAAGTGTACTTTTTTATTGCAAACTGCATCCGCAAGTTGAAAGGCAGTAAATATTTGTTCCTCCCGAACTTCATAGCCATGTTCTGGTAGGATATCATAAAAAACATCACCAATCCATTCAGTTAATTTATGTAAAAATTCTTCTTTTTTATCGTACTCAAAGAGTGCTTTCAATCTTATAGACATGTTTTATTCCTCCTGCTTTGCTATGCAGATTTATTTGATTCTTGTTGGGCTGCATCATTTATTGTATCCCCAAAAGTGATGTCTTATTATAGATATCCAAGTTGGAAACACTTATAAACAACTAATTATTTGAGTTGTGCAATTACTTGATGTAGTGATAAAAATTAAATATAACTAAAAATATTGCACAAGTCAAGCTACATGGATAATTTATGCATAATTTTAACCATTAGGTTGGACATCTATAAAATCTATTGATTAAAACAATATATAAGAGTGTTAGACATCAAGTATAGAAGCGTGATAAACTATAAGAAATGAGATGGATATTTTTTCTTCTCCAAGAAATTTTTTCAATTATCTGCAAACCTTAAATAGTTTATGCTATAAGATTAAAAATAAAGGAGGTTCTTACTTATGAGTGAAGATAAGAAAAATAATTACAAGCTTTGTTATGAAAATTTGTGTTTAGAATTTGCCAAGCATGATCCCACAGAAATGGCAATACAAAGCGGTGCCTTATATGATGCTGATAAAAAACAATTTACCTTAACTTACTTAAATAGAGAATATCTCATCTCTTATCCAGCAGGAAGCATTCAGCTAAAAGAACCACATGAGGAAAGTCCTCTCCTAGATGATGAAAAGTGTGGTTTAAAAATTTTACTTATTAGCTATCTTCACCGGTGTACTAAGACGCCACTTGTAAAGAAATGGGTGCCTTTTAGAGAACTTAAAGGCGTTGGTCATACCTACGATCATTTTGCTCGCCAAGGTATCAGTAAATTAGTAGGTTTTTTTGGAAACAAAGGAGAGCTTTTTTCAAAGGCTGTTTCTAAAATTGGAGGCAAAAAATATCCTTCTGGAGATATAGGCTTTGAAATTAATGTATTGCCCAATCTACCAATAGTTTTAATTTTATGGTTGGGAGATGAAGAATTTGACGCCACTGCTGCGGTTCTTTACGATCCTTCAGCTGTACAACAGTTACATGTAGAAGACTTAGCTGTTGTAGGCTCTTTAGTAGCTGATGAACTTATTTGGATAGCCAATAAGCTATGATGACTAATTGCAAAATAAAAATCCCACTGCTTTAGCTGTGGGATTTTTCAAGTTCTAATGTTACAATTACCTATGGTTTAAAAAGTTGATAATCCGCTCCACTCTTGAAAACGATACATCATGGTTTTGAAGAAATTCTCTTCTTGGTATTTTGAAAAATCAACAGTATAATTCCCTTCTTGATTTTCCCATATTCTATCAAAGTACTCTAGTACATCTCCTGTTATCCTGCTCTCCTTCGGTGCTACTATTTTTAAGTTTGTTTCTAAGTTATAATCTCCGATATTTCTAACAGTAAAGTTTGCGGAACCGCCTATGATGGTGGCTGCATGATCATTTTCAATCACCATCAACTTTGCATGATATTGTTCTCCATAGGTATTATACCATTTCACTTGTATTTTACCCTTCGATTTTTTCACTAATTCTGTTGCAACTTGCCTATTGGGTATGCCATTTTTTTCTATGCCAAAAGCATCCTTATTTGCATCAAGTATCAATCGAATATCTACCCCTCGATCAGATGCTTTGATTAGTTCTTTTATAATCCTTCTCTCAGCTAAATAAAACATACCTATGGTAATTCTATCATCAGCTTTGGTGGCTTTTATTCCATCGA includes:
- a CDS encoding ATP-dependent DNA helicase, producing the protein MSIRLKALFEYDKKEEFLHKLTEWIGDVFYDILPEHGYEVREEQIFTAFQLADAVCNKKVHLAEAGLGTGKTFAYLLTAIAYARFSGKPVVIACASAALQEQLVGPKGDIQTLSRILGLEIDARMAKDPRQYICDVRVNESRSFFTDTSDTMSNEIRQWLEKTKHGERSEMPLIPDRTWRQIGWDESMSCDTCSSRGFCKLVKAREHYRPTKDLIIADHEIFFHDLWTREERIADGKRPILPSYSAVIFDEGHKVMLPAAMQAGQQIIKEDIDDIILILEQIQGARESLISVVIALEEASSDFFSRLNHCVMAGEHSHRLALRVDSMLLKAAAAFYRALDRLLLEIQIEQELYIESLPASLLQTFEVQIEKVMVALNRFCKNRSKDVIIWVDRWDNSFWVVPRNLSEMLNTHLLDKGLPVVFTSATLSNEGDFSYFSRTLGLQNPSSSTVGSSFDIEEQVVVYLPQSQLNGYEGTRFSHSIKELVALLKLNKGRALVLTNSLDEVKKIRKGLDEHQLPFEILWEDRGERGYLVRKFREEVSSVLIGASFWEGIDVPGESLSLLIIWQLPFPPLDPLIEVQRKEAKEEGLDPVTKIDYPEMGLKLKQGCGRLIRKKDDRGSIVIMESVIGAPWEKIVTGALPSGARIKAVEELLDYTK
- a CDS encoding protein adenylyltransferase SelO — protein: MTEKRVPIETGWNLDNSYADLPKLFFSKFKPTPVASPKLVIFNAPLATSLGLNASALQTHEEVEILAGNQIPQGALPLAQAYAGHQFGHFTMLGDGRAVLIGEQVTPLGERFDIQFKGSGRTPYSRGGDGRATLGPMLREYIISEAMYALGIATTRSLAVVATGESVFRETELPGAILTRVAASHLRIGTFEYAAEWGTVEELQALADYTIKRHFPDVETNDNPYLSLLKEVIKKQAALIAKWQLVGFIHGVMNTDNMTISGETIDYGPCAFMDAYDPATVFSSIDAQGRYAYGNQPNIAAWNLARFAETLLPLLDANQDQAVKLAQGAISDFPDLYHSNWLAGMRGKLGIFNEEVQDEFLIQSLLNIMHKYRADYTNTFRALTLGRLEDMALFETEEFAKWNEQWQERLSRQQESKESCQLLMRKNNPAIIPRNHRVEEALEAAVKQGDYRVMHRLLDVLSRPYDYSSGQDEYATLPPTSSCSYRTFCGT
- a CDS encoding DUF3786 domain-containing protein, giving the protein MSEDKKNNYKLCYENLCLEFAKHDPTEMAIQSGALYDADKKQFTLTYLNREYLISYPAGSIQLKEPHEESPLLDDEKCGLKILLISYLHRCTKTPLVKKWVPFRELKGVGHTYDHFARQGISKLVGFFGNKGELFSKAVSKIGGKKYPSGDIGFEINVLPNLPIVLILWLGDEEFDATAAVLYDPSAVQQLHVEDLAVVGSLVADELIWIANKL